The sequence CAAAGATAGTTGAGAAGTTGTAAAAAATGCTTTTAATCCGTTGAAAGGCGCACCCGTGAAGAAGCGAAAGTCCAGCGCACCAGTACGTCCACCTTTGTTGATAAAAGTGTGAGTATGCTCTTTGAGGCGCAAGTTTTCTAACGCCCCTACTTTCTTCATTAAATCAAACAGTTGGTAGTAGCACCCAAAAAATACATGCAGCCCCATTTCAATGTGGTTGCCATCACTGTCAACCCAACTACCGACCTTACCACCGACAAACGGACGAGACTCAAAAATGTGAACTTCACAGCCAGCATCGGCTAAGTCTACTGCAGTTGCTAGCCCAGCTAGTCCCGCACCTACGATTGCAACGCGCATTCCGTCGTTCCTTTTCAGTTTCTTTACAGATTGTAACTGGGTTGGTGGCGGAATTTGCTACTCACATTCATTTCCAGGGGTGTATCCGGGTACGGTGATTCCCTCCCCTTTAGTATGTGCTTAATATTTTTTGATTATTTAAATCATGATCATGCTCAACTTATATGCGTGGTACAATTTAGCTTTAAGAAGCAAACATTTTAGGTATGTTTGGGTTAGCAAAACCATTGTCTGCCACCCCGTTAAAATACTACCTATTTGCTTCCCTCTTTAGTATCTTCTGAGACGGATAAACCTCTAATTAGTTCTCGAATTACATCCGTTGCTGGTCTACCAGTCTGCGAACAATATTGATCTAATTTTTCCGCTTCCTGTGCTGCGAGATTGACAGTTATGCGTTTAACGGCCCACTTTTTATTTGTCATTATCATGCTAGTTGCTGTGTATTAACATCATTAAAGACATCGGAACTTAAAAGGTGAAAAAGTTTAGATTATCGAAGTTAGTGTCAGAAAACCAGCAATGCCATTAATACTAAAATATTTATTTTGTCAGAAGTTC is a genomic window of Fortiea contorta PCC 7126 containing:
- a CDS encoding CopG family transcriptional regulator — encoded protein: MIMTNKKWAVKRITVNLAAQEAEKLDQYCSQTGRPATDVIRELIRGLSVSEDTKEGSK